In Flavivirga abyssicola, the following are encoded in one genomic region:
- a CDS encoding tyrosine-type recombinase/integrase has protein sequence MPLKPFIDYLLLEKKYSALTANAYQKDLEAFSEFIKEEYDSNIIKHVNYSQIRSWIVYMVEKGLSNRSINRKISALNTYYKFLLKTEDINQNPLSKHRALKTSKKIQVPFSELEITTVLDDLNFDDDFESIRNKLIIELFYSTGIRRIELVELSLASIDIDNKMLKVLGKRNKERIVPLLDSVVKTLSKYLISRAELQSITDVDSLFLTKKGFKIYETLVYRIINEYFSEASTKVKKSPHILRHSFATHLLNQGADLNAVKELLGHSSLAATQVYTHNSIAELKKVHIEAHPRSKK, from the coding sequence ATGCCATTAAAACCATTTATAGACTATTTATTACTTGAGAAAAAATACTCAGCATTAACAGCTAATGCATATCAAAAAGACTTAGAGGCATTTTCAGAATTTATAAAAGAAGAATATGATTCAAACATAATAAAGCATGTAAATTATTCCCAAATAAGAAGTTGGATAGTTTATATGGTAGAAAAAGGACTGTCAAATAGAAGTATTAATAGAAAAATATCCGCATTAAATACTTACTATAAGTTTCTTTTAAAAACTGAAGATATAAATCAAAACCCATTATCAAAGCATAGAGCCTTAAAAACAAGTAAAAAAATTCAAGTACCGTTTTCAGAATTAGAAATAACAACAGTTTTAGACGACTTGAATTTTGATGACGATTTCGAAAGTATTCGTAACAAATTAATTATAGAACTTTTCTATTCAACAGGCATTAGAAGGATAGAATTAGTTGAATTGAGCCTAGCAAGTATAGATATTGATAATAAAATGTTAAAGGTTTTAGGAAAGAGAAATAAAGAGCGTATTGTCCCGTTATTAGATTCAGTCGTTAAAACGTTGAGTAAGTATTTGATTTCAAGAGCTGAATTACAGAGTATTACAGATGTAGATAGTCTGTTTTTAACGAAAAAGGGATTTAAAATATATGAAACACTTGTTTACAGAATAATAAATGAGTATTTTAGTGAGGCATCAACAAAGGTAAAAAAGAGCCCGCATATTTTGCGTCATTCTTTTGCTACTCATTTGTTAAACCAAGGTGCCGATTTAAATGCTGTTAAAGAGCTTTTAGGACATTCAAGTTTAGCTGCCACTCAAGTTTATACACATAATAGTATAGCTGAATTAAAAAAAGTGCATATAGAAGCACATCCTAGAAGCAAAAAATAG
- the rpsU gene encoding 30S ribosomal protein S21 codes for MLIIPIKEGENIDRALKRFKRKFDKTGTKRQLQTRKQFNKPSVVRRAQIQKAQYIQGLRDAEEV; via the coding sequence ATGTTAATAATTCCTATTAAAGAAGGAGAAAATATAGATAGAGCGCTAAAGCGCTTTAAGAGAAAGTTTGATAAAACTGGAACTAAGCGTCAATTGCAAACACGTAAGCAGTTTAACAAACCTTCAGTAGTACGTAGAGCACAGATTCAAAAAGCTCAGTACATCCAAGGATTAAGAGATGCAGAAGAAGTTTAA
- a CDS encoding alanine/glycine:cation symporter family protein, with protein sequence MKKYFLSIFTLILPFITFAQETAEKGIDERFNEAFKPISDAWGSIVFYPVQFTEDVGMPIVIIMLLLAGLLFTILFKVVNIRLFPVSINIVRGKYDDIDHHEVEPKSMVNVVDGDIVDTIAIEGKDGEVSHFQALTAALSGTVGLGNIAGVAIAISLGGPGATFWMILAGLLGMSSKFVECTLGVKYRDIGEDGTVFGGPMYYLKKGLADVGKGGLGKVLAVIFAIMCIGGSFGGGNMFQANQAAQQFNTMIGANSTAAGVIFGIVMAIIVAIVIIGGIKRIGSITEKVVPFMVGIYFIAAIVILVANFNLIGSAFGQIFDGAFNAKGITGGVLGVLIIGFQRAAFSNEAGVGSAAIAHSAVKTKYPASEGLVALLEPFIDTVVVCTMTALVIIITNGDGSIMEYGVKAPDGVLATSKAFASVIPWFPYVLTLAVVLFALSTMLSWSYYGLQSWMFLFGRSKASDYSYKILFCLFIIIGSAVSLGAVTDFSDAMIFAMAVPNIIGCFILFPKVREELSKYLKAIKPGSN encoded by the coding sequence ATGAAGAAATATTTTCTTTCAATATTTACTTTAATACTACCATTTATAACATTTGCACAAGAGACCGCCGAAAAAGGTATTGATGAAAGATTCAATGAAGCTTTTAAACCAATATCTGATGCATGGGGTTCAATTGTTTTTTATCCAGTTCAATTTACTGAAGACGTAGGTATGCCTATAGTAATTATTATGCTTTTATTGGCAGGATTACTTTTTACAATACTATTTAAAGTTGTAAATATTAGACTATTTCCAGTTTCAATAAATATTGTTAGAGGTAAATATGATGATATTGATCATCATGAAGTTGAACCAAAATCAATGGTAAATGTAGTTGATGGAGATATCGTTGATACTATTGCTATTGAAGGAAAAGATGGAGAAGTTTCACATTTTCAGGCGCTAACTGCAGCATTATCAGGAACAGTAGGCTTAGGTAATATAGCAGGAGTTGCTATCGCAATTTCTTTAGGAGGTCCCGGAGCTACTTTTTGGATGATATTAGCCGGTTTATTAGGAATGTCTTCAAAATTTGTAGAGTGTACACTTGGAGTAAAATATAGAGATATAGGTGAAGATGGTACTGTTTTTGGTGGCCCGATGTATTACCTTAAAAAAGGTCTTGCAGATGTTGGTAAAGGAGGTTTAGGAAAAGTATTAGCCGTTATATTTGCAATCATGTGTATAGGTGGTTCTTTTGGTGGCGGGAATATGTTTCAGGCAAACCAGGCAGCACAACAATTTAATACTATGATTGGAGCTAACTCAACTGCAGCTGGTGTTATTTTTGGAATTGTTATGGCCATAATTGTTGCCATAGTTATTATTGGAGGAATAAAGAGAATAGGAAGCATTACTGAAAAAGTTGTGCCTTTCATGGTTGGAATTTATTTCATTGCTGCTATAGTTATTTTAGTGGCTAATTTTAATTTAATAGGTTCTGCATTCGGGCAAATATTTGATGGGGCTTTTAATGCAAAAGGTATTACAGGAGGCGTTCTAGGTGTCTTAATTATAGGTTTTCAAAGAGCAGCTTTCTCTAATGAGGCAGGTGTGGGGTCAGCAGCAATAGCCCACTCTGCAGTGAAAACTAAATATCCTGCATCTGAAGGCTTGGTCGCTTTATTAGAACCATTTATTGATACCGTTGTGGTTTGTACAATGACGGCTTTGGTAATCATTATAACAAATGGAGATGGAAGTATCATGGAGTATGGCGTAAAAGCACCAGATGGTGTGTTAGCAACATCAAAAGCTTTTGCTTCTGTTATTCCTTGGTTTCCATATGTTTTAACTTTAGCAGTTGTGTTGTTCGCATTGTCTACCATGTTATCATGGTCTTATTATGGATTACAATCCTGGATGTTCTTATTTGGAAGATCCAAAGCCTCAGATTATTCATATAAAATTTTATTTTGTTTATTTATTATAATCGGTTCTGCGGTAAGTCTTGGTGCAGTAACAGATTTTTCCGATGCCATGATTTTTGCAATGGCTGTACCGAATATAATAGGATGCTTTATTTTATTTCCTAAAGTTAGAGAAGAACTTTCAAAGTATTTAAAAGCTATTAAACCTGGTAGTAATTAA
- the tuf gene encoding elongation factor Tu, protein MAKATFDRSKPHLNIGTIGHVDHGKTTLTAAITKVLADAGLSEARDFDQIDNAPEEKERGITINTSHVEYQTKNRHYAHVDCPGHADYVKNMVTGAAQMDGAILVVAATDGPMPQTREHILLGRQVGIPRIVVFMNKVDMVDDEELLELVDMEIRDLLSFYEYDGDNGPVIAGSALGALNGEQKWVDTVMELMEACDSWIEEPTREVDKDFLMPIEDVFSITGRGTVATGRIETGIANTGDPVEIIGMGAEKLTSTITGIEMFRQILDRGEAGDNAGILLRGIEKTQISRGMVICKPGSVTPHAKFKAEVYILKKEEGGRHTPFHNNYRPQFYVRTTDVTGNIALPDGVEMVMPGDNLTITVDLIQPIAMNVGLRFAIREGGRTVGAGQVTEILD, encoded by the coding sequence ATGGCAAAGGCAACTTTCGATCGTTCAAAACCACACTTAAATATTGGTACTATTGGACACGTAGATCACGGTAAAACAACTTTAACTGCTGCTATTACTAAAGTATTAGCTGATGCAGGTTTATCAGAAGCAAGAGACTTCGATCAAATTGATAACGCTCCAGAGGAGAAAGAAAGAGGTATTACTATTAATACATCTCACGTAGAATATCAAACAAAAAATCGTCACTATGCACACGTTGACTGTCCAGGTCACGCGGATTACGTAAAGAACATGGTAACGGGTGCTGCTCAAATGGATGGAGCAATATTAGTTGTTGCAGCGACAGATGGTCCTATGCCACAAACTCGTGAGCATATCTTATTAGGACGTCAGGTAGGTATTCCTCGTATCGTTGTATTCATGAATAAAGTGGATATGGTTGATGATGAAGAATTACTTGAATTAGTTGATATGGAAATCAGAGATTTATTATCTTTCTATGAGTATGATGGAGATAATGGTCCTGTAATTGCTGGTTCTGCTTTAGGTGCACTTAACGGTGAGCAAAAGTGGGTTGATACAGTAATGGAATTAATGGAAGCTTGTGATTCTTGGATCGAAGAGCCAACAAGAGAAGTTGATAAAGATTTCTTAATGCCAATTGAAGATGTATTCTCTATTACTGGTCGTGGAACTGTTGCTACAGGTCGTATCGAAACTGGTATCGCAAATACAGGAGATCCTGTAGAGATCATTGGTATGGGTGCAGAGAAGTTAACATCTACTATTACTGGTATCGAAATGTTCCGTCAAATATTAGATAGAGGAGAAGCTGGTGATAACGCTGGTATCTTATTAAGAGGTATTGAGAAAACTCAAATCTCTAGAGGTATGGTAATCTGTAAGCCAGGTTCTGTAACTCCACATGCTAAATTTAAAGCAGAGGTTTATATCCTTAAAAAAGAAGAAGGTGGTCGTCACACACCATTCCATAATAACTACCGTCCACAGTTCTACGTACGTACAACTGACGTAACTGGAAACATTGCGCTTCCTGATGGAGTTGAAATGGTTATGCCTGGAGATAACTTAACTATTACTGTTGATTTAATTCAACCAATTGCAATGAACGTAGGTTTACGTTTCGCTATCCGTGAAGGTGGTAGAACTGTTGGTGCAGGTCAGGTAACTGAAATTTTAGACTAA
- the rplK gene encoding 50S ribosomal protein L11, with translation MAKELGKVVKLQVRGGAANPSPPVGPALGAAGVNIMEFCKQFNARTQDKPGKVLPVVISVYKDKSFDFVIKTPPAAVQLLEAAKVKKGSGEPNRKKVAKVSWDQIKTIAEDKMVDLNAFTTESAMKMVAGTARSMGITVTGKFPN, from the coding sequence ATGGCAAAAGAATTAGGTAAAGTAGTTAAGTTACAAGTTCGGGGAGGTGCAGCGAATCCGTCGCCACCGGTTGGACCCGCTTTAGGTGCTGCTGGAGTTAACATCATGGAGTTCTGTAAGCAATTTAATGCTAGAACACAAGATAAGCCTGGTAAAGTATTACCAGTAGTTATATCTGTTTACAAAGACAAATCATTTGACTTTGTAATTAAGACTCCTCCAGCTGCAGTACAATTATTAGAAGCGGCCAAGGTGAAGAAAGGTTCAGGAGAACCAAACCGAAAAAAAGTAGCTAAAGTTTCTTGGGATCAGATTAAAACTATTGCAGAAGACAAAATGGTAGATTTAAATGCATTTACTACAGAGTCTGCTATGAAAATGGTTGCTGGTACAGCAAGATCTATGGGAATAACCGTTACAGGAAAATTTCCTAATTAA
- a CDS encoding alpha-amylase, which yields MKNLQNLLKIILPICLLLIGCSKEKLLDDQSSDDQLLKQKSVSSKAVVASNLKPIGSGVMMQAFYWDVPAGGNWWNTLEGKVQDWSNAGIDAIWLPPASKAQNGAFSMGYDPFDYFDFGQYNQMGSVETRFGSENELKTLITSAHNAQLSVIADIVINHNSGGQSEINPVNGQSNWTKFTPLSGKFTRDYNDFHPNHNHGSDSGIFGGFPDLCHHQVRVQNELWKNTESVAKYYKNVMGFDGWRFDYVKGFEPWVVKDWKNEVGGFSVGEYWDGNAGTLDWWTGQAEVSAFDFACYYKMRDAFNGNNLNELNGDMLWKRNPMRAVTFVTNHDTDEIYNGKTLAYAYIMTHEGYPTIFYRDYEEWLNKERLNNLIWIHNNLAGGSTNVLYVDDNEYIAKRNGNNNLGLVVYINNADTWQERWIETNWSNTVIKDYTGHSGWEPTTQSGRWVKIQVPPKSYSVWAPK from the coding sequence ATGAAAAATCTTCAAAATCTACTAAAAATTATCTTACCAATATGTTTATTGCTTATTGGTTGTTCTAAAGAAAAACTATTAGATGATCAGTCATCTGATGATCAATTATTAAAGCAAAAATCTGTATCATCAAAAGCGGTTGTAGCGAGTAACCTAAAACCAATAGGTTCTGGTGTTATGATGCAAGCTTTTTATTGGGATGTTCCAGCCGGAGGGAATTGGTGGAATACCTTAGAAGGAAAAGTTCAAGATTGGAGTAATGCAGGTATAGATGCCATCTGGTTACCACCTGCATCAAAAGCACAAAATGGCGCTTTTTCTATGGGGTATGATCCATTTGATTATTTTGATTTTGGTCAATACAACCAAATGGGAAGCGTAGAAACACGCTTTGGGTCTGAAAATGAGTTAAAAACGCTTATTACTTCTGCTCATAATGCTCAATTAAGTGTTATTGCAGATATAGTTATTAATCACAATAGTGGAGGACAGAGTGAAATAAACCCAGTTAATGGCCAAAGTAATTGGACAAAGTTTACACCACTATCAGGGAAATTTACTCGAGATTATAACGATTTTCATCCAAATCATAATCATGGAAGTGATTCTGGGATTTTTGGAGGTTTTCCAGATTTATGTCATCATCAAGTTAGAGTACAAAATGAATTATGGAAAAACACAGAATCTGTTGCAAAGTATTATAAAAATGTAATGGGCTTCGATGGATGGAGATTCGATTATGTAAAAGGCTTTGAACCATGGGTTGTAAAAGATTGGAAAAATGAAGTAGGAGGATTTTCTGTTGGAGAATATTGGGATGGTAATGCAGGTACATTAGATTGGTGGACAGGGCAAGCAGAAGTGAGTGCTTTTGACTTTGCATGTTATTATAAAATGAGGGATGCTTTTAATGGTAATAACTTAAACGAATTAAATGGAGACATGTTATGGAAACGTAATCCTATGAGAGCAGTAACTTTTGTTACAAACCATGATACTGACGAAATTTATAACGGAAAAACACTAGCTTATGCATATATAATGACCCATGAAGGCTATCCGACTATTTTTTATAGAGATTATGAAGAATGGTTAAATAAAGAACGTCTAAATAATTTAATATGGATTCATAATAACCTAGCAGGAGGAAGCACTAATGTATTATATGTTGACGATAATGAGTACATAGCTAAAAGAAATGGAAATAACAATTTAGGATTAGTGGTGTATATTAACAATGCAGATACTTGGCAAGAACGTTGGATAGAAACAAATTGGTCAAATACAGTTATAAAAGATTATACTGGGCATTCAGGTTGGGAACCAACAACACAATCGGGGCGCTGGGTAAAAATACAAGTACCACCAAAAAGTTATTCAGTTTGGGCGCCAAAATAA
- the rplA gene encoding 50S ribosomal protein L1 → MARLTKKQKEAAAKIEKGKIYSVEEASALIKEITNTKFDASIDLAVRLGVDPRKANQMVRGVVSLPHGTGKDMKVLALVTPDKEAEAKEAGADYVGLDEYLDKIKSGWTDVDVIITMPSVMGKLGPLGRVLGPRGLMPNPKTGTVTMDVAKAVTEVKAGKIDFKVDKTGIVHAAIGKASFSADKIAGNANELLQTLMKLKPTTAKGVYVKSIFMSSTMSPSVAVDTKIG, encoded by the coding sequence ATGGCAAGATTAACAAAAAAGCAAAAAGAGGCTGCAGCAAAAATAGAAAAAGGAAAAATTTATTCTGTTGAAGAAGCGTCAGCATTAATAAAGGAAATTACCAATACAAAATTTGATGCGTCAATAGATTTGGCAGTGCGTTTGGGAGTAGATCCTAGAAAAGCAAATCAAATGGTGAGAGGTGTTGTATCACTTCCTCATGGTACTGGTAAAGATATGAAAGTATTAGCATTAGTAACACCAGACAAAGAAGCAGAAGCTAAAGAAGCTGGTGCAGATTACGTTGGTTTAGACGAGTACCTTGATAAAATCAAGAGTGGTTGGACAGATGTAGATGTAATTATTACTATGCCAAGTGTTATGGGTAAATTAGGTCCTTTAGGACGTGTATTAGGGCCGAGAGGTTTAATGCCTAACCCAAAAACAGGTACAGTAACTATGGATGTTGCTAAAGCTGTAACAGAAGTAAAAGCTGGTAAAATCGATTTTAAAGTTGATAAAACAGGTATTGTACACGCTGCGATAGGTAAAGCATCATTTAGTGCTGATAAAATTGCAGGTAATGCAAATGAATTATTACAAACATTAATGAAACTTAAACCAACTACAGCAAAAGGAGTTTATGTAAAAAGCATTTTTATGTCTTCTACAATGAGCCCTAGTGTTGCTGTTGATACTAAGATTGGTTAA
- the rplL gene encoding 50S ribosomal protein L7/L12: MADLKDFAEQLVNLTVKEVNELATILKDEYGIEPAAAAVAVAAGGAAAGGDAAEEKTEFDVILKAAGGSKLAVVKLVKELTGLGLKEAKGLVDEAPSAIKEGVSKDEAEGLKASLEEAGAEVELK, translated from the coding sequence ATGGCAGATTTAAAAGATTTCGCAGAACAATTAGTTAACTTAACAGTAAAAGAAGTAAACGAGTTAGCTACTATATTAAAAGATGAGTATGGTATCGAGCCTGCTGCTGCAGCTGTTGCTGTTGCTGCTGGTGGAGCTGCTGCTGGTGGAGACGCTGCAGAAGAGAAAACTGAATTTGATGTTATACTAAAAGCTGCTGGTGGATCTAAATTAGCAGTTGTTAAATTAGTTAAAGAATTAACTGGTTTAGGATTAAAAGAAGCTAAAGGTTTAGTTGATGAAGCACCAAGCGCTATTAAAGAAGGTGTTTCTAAAGATGAAGCTGAAGGTTTAAAAGCGTCTTTAGAAGAAGCTGGAGCTGAGGTTGAGCTTAAATAA
- the hpf gene encoding ribosome hibernation-promoting factor, HPF/YfiA family: MKVNTQSVNFNADQKLIDFIQKRMDKLDMFYDKVIKSDVYLKVENTSEKENKIFEARVSVPGDSFVVKKQCKSFEEGADVAVSSLERQLKKRKEKLRSYL, translated from the coding sequence ATGAAAGTAAACACCCAATCAGTCAATTTTAATGCTGACCAAAAGTTAATAGATTTTATTCAAAAGCGAATGGATAAATTAGATATGTTTTATGATAAAGTTATTAAATCTGATGTTTATTTAAAAGTAGAAAACACAAGCGAAAAAGAAAATAAAATTTTTGAAGCAAGAGTAAGTGTCCCCGGAGATAGTTTTGTAGTGAAGAAACAATGTAAAAGTTTTGAAGAAGGAGCAGATGTTGCTGTATCATCGTTAGAAAGACAGCTAAAAAAGAGAAAAGAGAAATTAAGATCATATTTATAG
- the nusG gene encoding transcription termination/antitermination protein NusG encodes MSEVSEKKWYVVRAVSGQENKIKTYIENEIARLGLQDYVDQVLVPTERVIQIRNGKKIHKEKVFFPGYIMVQANLTGEVPHIIRSVTNVIGFLGETKGGDPVPLRQSEVNRMLGKVDELSVEETVNVAIPFTKGETVKVIDGPFNGFDGTIEKINEEKRKLEVMVKIFGRKTPLELSYMQVEKV; translated from the coding sequence ATGTCAGAAGTAAGCGAAAAAAAGTGGTACGTTGTTAGAGCCGTAAGTGGTCAAGAAAATAAGATTAAAACTTATATCGAGAATGAAATAGCTCGATTAGGTCTTCAAGATTATGTTGATCAAGTATTGGTTCCTACTGAACGAGTGATCCAAATTAGAAACGGGAAAAAAATCCATAAGGAGAAAGTGTTTTTTCCTGGCTATATAATGGTTCAAGCTAATTTAACAGGAGAAGTGCCTCATATAATACGTTCGGTTACTAACGTCATTGGATTTTTAGGTGAAACAAAAGGAGGAGATCCTGTGCCACTTAGACAATCTGAAGTAAACAGAATGTTAGGTAAAGTTGATGAGCTATCTGTAGAAGAAACAGTAAATGTAGCCATTCCTTTTACTAAAGGAGAAACAGTTAAAGTTATTGATGGTCCTTTCAACGGATTTGATGGAACTATAGAAAAAATAAATGAAGAAAAGCGTAAGCTAGAAGTAATGGTAAAGATTTTTGGAAGAAAAACACCATTAGAATTAAGCTATATGCAAGTAGAAAAAGTATAA
- a CDS encoding acyl-CoA dehydrogenase family protein → MNSMYFTEEHNLFRKSLQDFLNKEVVPNIEKWEKMGTIDRFIWKKFGDMGFFGINYPEAYGGMNLDLFYTVILLEELQKINSGGFAAAIWAHVYLAMTHLNAEGNEAIKQKYLVPSITGDKIGCLCITEPFGGSDVAGMRTTAVKEGDHYIINGSKTFITNGVYSDYLVVAAKTNPEIGNKGVSIFVIDRETEGVSATKLDKLGWRASDTGEIAFDNVKIPAANLMGEENKGFAYILQHFSLERLVMGVNAHARAEYALEYALQYMSDRQAFGKSIDEFQALRHNISDLYTEMEICKEFNYSVTHRLDKGEYVVKEASMSKLKSTKMADDVIYQCLQFLGGYGYMEEYPMARLLRDSRLGPIGGGTSEILREIIAKIVIDKKEYKPATS, encoded by the coding sequence ATGAATAGTATGTACTTCACAGAAGAGCATAATCTTTTTAGAAAAAGCCTTCAAGATTTTTTAAATAAAGAAGTAGTTCCTAATATTGAAAAATGGGAAAAAATGGGAACTATAGATAGGTTTATTTGGAAAAAATTTGGAGACATGGGCTTTTTTGGTATAAACTATCCAGAAGCATATGGAGGAATGAATTTAGATTTATTCTATACCGTGATACTTCTTGAAGAACTTCAAAAAATAAATTCAGGTGGTTTTGCGGCTGCAATTTGGGCACATGTTTATTTGGCAATGACGCATTTAAATGCAGAAGGTAATGAAGCGATTAAGCAAAAATATTTAGTACCAAGTATTACTGGAGATAAAATAGGATGTTTATGTATTACAGAGCCTTTTGGTGGTAGTGATGTAGCAGGAATGCGTACCACTGCGGTTAAAGAAGGCGATCATTATATTATTAATGGCTCTAAAACATTTATTACAAATGGCGTATATAGTGATTACTTAGTAGTTGCTGCAAAAACAAACCCAGAGATAGGTAACAAAGGAGTTAGCATATTTGTAATAGATAGAGAAACTGAGGGCGTATCAGCAACCAAATTAGATAAGTTAGGTTGGAGAGCATCAGATACAGGAGAAATAGCATTCGATAATGTTAAAATACCAGCAGCTAACTTAATGGGAGAAGAAAATAAAGGGTTTGCTTATATATTGCAGCATTTTTCTTTAGAGCGTTTGGTTATGGGAGTTAATGCACATGCACGTGCTGAATATGCACTGGAGTATGCATTACAATATATGTCAGACCGTCAAGCCTTTGGTAAATCAATTGATGAATTCCAAGCGCTAAGACATAATATTTCTGATCTATATACCGAAATGGAAATCTGTAAAGAATTTAATTATTCAGTTACACATAGGTTAGATAAAGGTGAGTACGTCGTTAAAGAGGCATCGATGTCTAAATTGAAGTCAACAAAAATGGCAGACGATGTTATCTATCAATGTCTTCAGTTTTTAGGAGGTTATGGTTATATGGAAGAATATCCAATGGCAAGACTTTTAAGAGATAGTAGACTAGGTCCAATAGGGGGAGGTACTTCTGAAATCCTTCGTGAGATTATCGCCAAAATAGTAATCGATAAAAAAGAATATAAGCCAGCAACGAGTTAG
- the secE gene encoding preprotein translocase subunit SecE, whose amino-acid sequence MAGIVNYVKESFEELKNNVSWPSWAEAQSLTVLVAVFSIIFSLAIWGVDTVFSKVVSYYFELIN is encoded by the coding sequence ATGGCTGGAATTGTAAATTACGTAAAAGAATCATTCGAAGAACTTAAAAACAATGTGAGTTGGCCATCATGGGCTGAAGCACAAAGTCTAACGGTTTTAGTTGCTGTATTTTCAATTATATTTTCCTTAGCAATTTGGGGAGTAGATACAGTATTCAGTAAAGTTGTTAGTTATTACTTTGAGTTAATTAATTAA
- a CDS encoding ComEA family DNA-binding protein: protein MKSHFMFSKEQRNGIFLLILFIIGLQCIYFFVDFSSEDISVDKETLAQFNKEMDSLRIVKLEERKPKIYPFNPNFITDYKGASLGMSNKEIDRLLIYGEQNNWINSTKQFQEITKISDSLLDQISPYFKFPEWVSNPDRVSKNHPVDNFSEQAQARWRGGNFNNKPKTFAQKQDLNKATAQQLQKINGIGVVFSERIIKFRNKFVGGFIDDVQLQDVYGLTPEIIERITNNFTVKTPRQIKRININNATLNNLVTIQHIDYDLAYNIIEQRQLREGYKSLEELKKVKDFPVNKIDIIKLYLSLD from the coding sequence ATGAAGTCCCATTTCATGTTTTCTAAAGAACAACGAAATGGGATTTTTTTATTAATACTATTCATAATTGGGTTGCAATGTATTTACTTTTTTGTAGACTTTTCATCTGAAGACATTTCGGTTGATAAAGAAACTCTTGCTCAATTTAACAAAGAAATGGATTCACTTAGAATAGTTAAACTAGAAGAACGTAAACCTAAGATATATCCTTTCAACCCCAATTTTATAACAGATTATAAAGGAGCATCGTTAGGAATGTCTAATAAAGAAATAGATAGATTACTAATTTATGGAGAACAGAATAATTGGATTAATTCAACGAAGCAATTTCAAGAAATAACAAAAATATCCGACTCACTATTAGACCAAATTTCACCATATTTTAAATTCCCAGAATGGGTATCTAATCCGGATAGAGTGTCTAAAAATCATCCAGTGGATAATTTTAGCGAACAGGCACAGGCCAGATGGCGTGGTGGCAACTTTAACAATAAACCAAAAACCTTTGCTCAAAAACAAGACTTGAACAAGGCAACTGCACAACAACTGCAAAAAATAAATGGTATTGGAGTCGTTTTTTCAGAGCGTATTATAAAGTTTAGAAATAAATTTGTTGGAGGCTTTATAGACGATGTGCAACTTCAGGATGTATATGGACTAACTCCAGAAATCATTGAAAGAATAACAAACAATTTTACAGTTAAGACACCAAGACAAATTAAAAGAATAAATATAAATAATGCGACCTTGAATAACTTGGTAACTATTCAGCATATAGACTATGATTTGGCATATAATATAATTGAGCAACGTCAATTAAGAGAGGGGTATAAGTCTCTAGAAGAATTAAAAAAAGTAAAAGACTTTCCAGTAAATAAAATCGATATAATTAAATTATATTTGTCCCTCGATTAA
- the rplJ gene encoding 50S ribosomal protein L10: MTREEKSQVIEELTVQLADNANIYLADISGLNAGNTSDLRRACFKAGVKLAVVKNTLLEKAMEASDREFGELPTVLKGNTSVMYSETGNAPAKVIKAFRKKSEKPLLKGAFIEEAIYLGDDQLDMLVDIKSKEELIGEIVTLLQSPAKNVISALKSSGGTIAGIIKTLSEKEG, from the coding sequence ATGACAAGAGAAGAAAAATCACAAGTAATCGAAGAATTAACTGTACAATTAGCCGATAATGCTAACATCTATTTAGCAGATATTTCAGGATTAAATGCAGGTAATACTTCAGATTTGCGCCGAGCTTGTTTTAAAGCAGGCGTTAAGTTAGCAGTAGTTAAAAATACATTACTTGAAAAAGCAATGGAAGCTTCAGATAGAGAATTTGGAGAGCTTCCTACAGTTTTAAAAGGTAACACTTCAGTAATGTATTCTGAAACTGGAAATGCTCCAGCTAAAGTAATTAAAGCCTTCAGAAAAAAATCAGAAAAGCCTTTATTAAAAGGAGCTTTTATTGAAGAGGCTATTTACCTTGGCGACGATCAATTAGACATGTTAGTAGATATCAAGTCTAAAGAAGAATTGATTGGAGAAATTGTTACATTATTACAATCTCCAGCTAAAAATGTTATTTCTGCACTTAAATCAAGTGGAGGAACCATTGCTGGAATTATTAAAACACTATCCGAAAAAGAAGGATAG